Proteins from a single region of Belliella baltica DSM 15883:
- the rpoC gene encoding DNA-directed RNA polymerase subunit beta': MAFRKNKKLNNDFSRVTISLASPESILDSSHGEVTQPETINYRTYKPEMGGLFCERIFGPVKDWECHCGKYKRIRYKGIICDRCGVEVTEKKVRRERMGHIELVVPVAHIWYFKSLPNKIGYLLGLPTKKLDQIVYYERYAVVQAGIKAEDGIQYLDFLTEDEYLDIMDKLPKENQMMDDDDPNKFIAKMGAEAIEMLLARLDLDDLSYSLRHQAATDTSQQRKAEALKRLKVVEAFRDARTRIENRPEWMVVRMVPVIPPELRPLVPLDGGRFATSDLNDLYRRVIIRNNRLKRLIDIKAPEVILRNEKRMLQEAVDSLFDNSRKVNAVRSDGNRALKSLSDMLKGKQGRFRQNLLGKRVDYSGRSVIVVGPELKLHECGLPKNMAAELFKPFIIRKLIERGIVKTVKSAKKIVDRKDPVVWDILENVLKGHPVLLNRAPTLHRLGIQAFQPKLIEGKAIQLHPLVCTAFNADFDGDQMAVHVPLGHEAILEASTLMLSSHNILNPANGAPITVPSQDMVLGLYYVTKGKKSTSDEVVLGEGQTFYGEEEVIIAMNEGRVSQHAFIKCKVTVREENGELVQKIIETVAGRLIFNQFVPAEVGFVNELLTKKKLQQIIAEVVKICGIARTAQFLDDIKNLGFQMAYTGGLSMGLNDVIIPDEKEPLINKAKEEVDQVWNNYLMGLITDNERYNQVIDIWTRTNSNLTNILMRQMEEDKQGFNAIYMMMHSGARGSREQIRQLGGMRGLMAKPQKNLQGSVGEIIENPILSNFKEGLDVLEYFISTHGARKGLADTALKTADAGYLTRRLVDVAQDMIISEEDCGTLRGLVVQPLKDNDEIVEPLSERIVGRVSVHDVVDPVTEEILVSSGEEISDDIAKRIDESAVEEVEIRSVLTCETRRGVCSKCYGRNLTTGNMVQNGESVGVIAAQSIGEPGTQLTLRTFHVGGTASNISVEASINAKFEGVIEFEEELRWINTTNKDGEAIAIVMGRSGEIKINDAKGKLLVSNHVPYGAILNVKDGQKIGKGESLCTWDPYNAVILSEFDGEIEFDAIIEGVTFKEVADDQTGYREKVIIDTKDKTKNPAVIVNYGEENKSYNIPVGAHLAVEAGEKVKAGQILVKIPRSVGKTRDITGGLPRVTELFEARNPSNPAVVSEIDGVVSYGGIKRGNREIFIESKDGVRKRYMVSLSKHILVQENDFIRAGEPLSDGAITPNDILAIKGPTAVQEYLVNEIQEVYRLQGVKINDKHIEVIVSQMMQKVEILDAGDTGFLQNQVVDKWAFREENDNILDKKVVMEPGDSSTLKAGMIISARRLRDENSSLKRKDLKLVQVRDAETAVSRPTLQGITAASLGTESFISAASFQETTKVLSEAAIRGKRDELLGLKENVIVGHLIPAGTGQRNFKDIIVGSLDEYERLSTEKERSVKKSKEVVK, from the coding sequence ATGGCGTTCAGAAAAAACAAAAAACTAAACAACGACTTCTCTAGAGTCACTATTAGTTTGGCCTCTCCAGAATCTATTCTGGATAGTTCACATGGTGAAGTAACGCAGCCCGAAACAATCAACTACAGAACTTATAAGCCAGAAATGGGAGGTTTGTTTTGTGAGAGGATTTTCGGTCCTGTTAAAGACTGGGAATGTCATTGTGGAAAATATAAGCGCATAAGATATAAAGGTATCATTTGTGACAGATGTGGTGTTGAAGTTACTGAAAAGAAAGTGCGTAGAGAGAGAATGGGCCATATTGAGCTTGTTGTCCCTGTTGCACATATTTGGTATTTCAAATCCCTTCCAAACAAAATTGGATACTTGTTGGGTCTTCCAACAAAAAAACTGGATCAGATTGTTTATTATGAAAGATATGCTGTCGTTCAAGCTGGTATAAAGGCTGAAGACGGAATTCAATATCTTGACTTTTTGACAGAAGACGAGTATTTGGATATCATGGACAAGCTTCCTAAAGAGAACCAAATGATGGATGATGATGATCCGAACAAATTCATCGCGAAGATGGGTGCTGAGGCTATTGAAATGTTGTTGGCAAGATTAGATCTTGATGACCTTTCTTACAGTTTAAGACACCAAGCTGCTACAGATACTTCTCAGCAAAGAAAAGCGGAAGCTTTGAAAAGATTGAAAGTAGTAGAAGCCTTTAGAGATGCAAGAACTAGAATTGAAAACCGCCCTGAATGGATGGTAGTAAGAATGGTTCCTGTTATCCCACCAGAATTAAGACCATTGGTTCCTTTAGATGGTGGTAGATTCGCAACTTCTGATTTAAATGATCTTTACAGAAGGGTTATCATTAGAAATAACCGTCTGAAGAGATTGATAGATATCAAAGCACCTGAGGTGATTCTGAGAAACGAAAAAAGAATGTTGCAGGAAGCTGTGGATTCTTTATTTGATAACTCAAGAAAAGTCAATGCAGTAAGATCTGATGGTAACCGTGCGCTGAAATCTCTTTCTGATATGTTGAAAGGGAAGCAAGGTCGTTTCCGTCAAAACCTACTGGGTAAAAGGGTCGATTATTCTGGTCGTTCTGTTATCGTTGTAGGGCCTGAATTGAAACTTCACGAGTGTGGTTTGCCTAAAAATATGGCAGCAGAGCTTTTCAAACCTTTCATTATTAGAAAATTAATTGAAAGAGGAATTGTTAAGACTGTAAAATCAGCAAAGAAAATTGTAGATAGAAAAGATCCAGTAGTTTGGGATATCCTTGAAAATGTATTGAAAGGACATCCAGTACTTCTTAACAGAGCTCCTACGCTTCACAGATTGGGTATTCAGGCTTTCCAACCAAAATTGATTGAAGGAAAAGCAATCCAATTACACCCATTAGTGTGTACTGCATTCAACGCCGATTTTGATGGTGATCAAATGGCTGTTCACGTTCCATTAGGACATGAAGCTATTTTAGAAGCCTCTACATTGATGCTTTCTTCACACAACATCTTGAACCCTGCCAATGGTGCACCTATTACGGTACCATCACAGGATATGGTTCTTGGTCTTTACTATGTTACCAAAGGTAAGAAGTCAACTTCTGATGAAGTTGTTCTTGGTGAAGGTCAAACTTTCTACGGCGAAGAAGAAGTAATCATCGCAATGAATGAAGGTCGAGTTTCTCAACACGCCTTTATCAAATGTAAAGTAACAGTAAGGGAAGAAAATGGTGAACTGGTTCAGAAAATAATTGAAACTGTAGCAGGTAGATTGATTTTCAATCAATTTGTTCCAGCTGAAGTTGGCTTTGTTAACGAACTATTGACTAAAAAGAAACTTCAGCAAATTATTGCGGAAGTTGTAAAAATCTGTGGTATTGCAAGAACTGCTCAATTCCTTGATGATATCAAGAATTTAGGTTTCCAAATGGCATATACCGGTGGACTTTCTATGGGACTGAATGATGTCATCATTCCAGACGAGAAAGAACCATTGATCAATAAGGCTAAAGAAGAAGTTGACCAAGTTTGGAACAACTATTTGATGGGTCTGATCACAGACAATGAAAGATATAACCAGGTTATTGATATCTGGACAAGAACAAACTCTAATTTGACTAACATCTTGATGCGTCAAATGGAAGAGGATAAGCAAGGATTCAATGCTATCTACATGATGATGCACTCAGGAGCCAGAGGTTCAAGAGAACAAATTCGTCAGTTAGGTGGTATGAGGGGTTTGATGGCTAAGCCACAGAAAAACCTTCAAGGATCTGTAGGTGAGATTATTGAGAACCCAATTCTTTCCAACTTTAAAGAAGGTTTGGATGTATTGGAGTACTTTATCTCCACTCACGGTGCTCGTAAAGGTCTTGCCGATACAGCATTGAAAACTGCAGATGCTGGGTACTTGACAAGAAGACTTGTCGATGTTGCACAGGATATGATTATCTCTGAAGAAGATTGTGGAACGCTAAGAGGTCTTGTTGTTCAACCTTTGAAGGACAACGACGAAATAGTTGAGCCATTATCTGAAAGAATCGTAGGTAGAGTTTCTGTACATGACGTAGTGGATCCAGTAACTGAAGAGATTCTTGTAAGCTCTGGCGAAGAAATTTCTGATGATATTGCTAAGAGAATTGATGAATCTGCTGTTGAGGAAGTTGAGATCAGATCTGTATTGACTTGTGAAACTCGTAGAGGAGTTTGTTCTAAGTGTTACGGAAGAAACTTGACCACTGGAAACATGGTTCAAAATGGTGAGTCTGTGGGTGTGATTGCTGCACAGTCAATCGGTGAGCCAGGTACACAGTTGACATTGAGAACGTTCCACGTTGGTGGTACTGCATCTAACATTTCAGTAGAAGCAAGCATCAATGCCAAGTTTGAAGGTGTAATTGAATTTGAAGAAGAATTGAGATGGATCAATACTACGAATAAAGATGGTGAGGCAATCGCTATTGTAATGGGTAGATCTGGAGAAATCAAAATCAATGATGCTAAAGGTAAGTTACTCGTTTCTAACCACGTGCCTTATGGTGCTATCTTGAATGTAAAAGATGGTCAAAAAATAGGTAAAGGTGAATCTCTTTGTACTTGGGATCCATACAATGCTGTGATCTTGTCAGAGTTTGATGGTGAAATTGAATTTGATGCAATCATTGAAGGTGTTACTTTCAAAGAAGTAGCGGATGATCAGACTGGTTACAGAGAAAAAGTAATTATAGATACTAAAGATAAGACTAAGAACCCTGCTGTAATTGTAAATTATGGTGAGGAGAATAAATCTTACAATATTCCAGTTGGAGCTCATTTAGCTGTTGAAGCAGGTGAAAAAGTAAAAGCTGGTCAAATACTAGTTAAAATACCGAGATCAGTTGGTAAGACTAGAGATATTACCGGTGGTCTACCAAGAGTTACAGAATTATTCGAAGCAAGAAACCCTTCCAATCCGGCAGTAGTTTCTGAAATCGATGGTGTTGTTTCTTATGGTGGTATCAAGAGAGGTAATCGTGAGATCTTCATTGAATCTAAAGATGGTGTAAGAAAAAGATACATGGTATCTCTATCTAAGCATATCTTGGTTCAGGAGAATGACTTTATCAGAGCTGGCGAGCCACTTTCTGATGGAGCAATTACTCCAAATGATATCTTGGCTATCAAAGGTCCAACTGCGGTTCAGGAATATCTAGTAAATGAAATTCAGGAAGTATATAGACTTCAAGGTGTTAAAATCAATGATAAGCACATCGAAGTAATCGTAAGTCAAATGATGCAAAAAGTAGAAATACTTGATGCTGGTGACACAGGATTTCTTCAAAATCAAGTTGTTGATAAATGGGCATTCAGAGAGGAAAATGACAATATTCTAGATAAGAAAGTTGTTATGGAACCTGGTGACTCAAGCACATTGAAAGCAGGTATGATTATTTCTGCAAGAAGATTGAGAGACGAAAACTCAAGTTTGAAGCGTAAAGATCTTAAATTGGTACAGGTGAGAGATGCTGAAACAGCAGTTTCTAGACCAACCTTGCAAGGTATTACAGCAGCATCTTTGGGTACTGAAAGTTTTATCTCAGCAGCATCTTTCCAAGAGACTACCAAAGTCTTGAGTGAGGCAGCTATCAGAGGTAAGCGTGATGAACTTCTCGGACTGAAAGAAAACGTAATCGTTGGTCACTTGATTCCTGCGGGAACAGGTCAGCGTAATTTCAAGGATATCATTGTTGGATCTTTGGATGAATACGAAAGACTTTCTACAGAGAAAGAAAGATCAGTAAAAAAGTCAAAAGAGGTAGTTAAATAA
- a CDS encoding DUF3467 domain-containing protein produces the protein MKDDKLGNQDQQINVELSEEVAEGTYSNLAMIAHSNSEFVIDFIRLMPGVPKAKVKSRIIMTPDHAKRLLAALKDNINKYENSFGKIQGGDEGPSFPLNFGGTPGEA, from the coding sequence ATGAAAGACGATAAATTAGGCAATCAAGATCAACAGATAAATGTTGAACTTTCTGAAGAAGTGGCAGAAGGCACTTATTCCAATTTAGCTATGATAGCACATTCGAATTCAGAATTTGTGATTGATTTTATAAGACTCATGCCCGGAGTGCCAAAAGCAAAAGTGAAATCAAGAATCATAATGACTCCTGATCATGCGAAAAGATTGCTTGCAGCACTGAAGGATAATATCAATAAGTATGAAAATTCTTTTGGGAAGATACAAGGTGGAGATGAAGGTCCCTCTTTCCCTTTGAATTTCGGAGGGACCCCCGGGGAAGCATAG
- the rpsL gene encoding 30S ribosomal protein S12: protein MPTIQQLVRKGRTTLETKSKSRALDACPQRRGVCTRVYTTTPKKPNSAMRKVARVRLTNGKEVNAYIPGEGHNLQEHSIVLIRGGRVKDLPGVRYHIIRGALDTAGVKDRKQGRSKYGAKRPKAAKK from the coding sequence ATGCCTACTATACAACAGTTAGTAAGAAAAGGTAGAACTACCCTTGAGACTAAGTCCAAGTCTAGAGCTTTGGACGCATGTCCTCAAAGAAGAGGGGTTTGTACAAGAGTGTACACTACCACGCCTAAAAAGCCTAACTCAGCGATGAGAAAAGTGGCTAGGGTAAGATTGACGAACGGAAAAGAGGTTAACGCCTACATTCCTGGAGAGGGTCACAATTTGCAAGAGCACTCGATCGTATTGATCAGAGGTGGTCGTGTGAAAGATCTTCCAGGTGTACGTTACCACATCATCCGAGGTGCACTAGATACAGCAGGAGTTAAAGACCGTAAGCAAGGTCGTTCCAAGTATGGTGCTAAGCGTCCTAAGGCCGCTAAGAAATAA
- the rpsG gene encoding 30S ribosomal protein S7: MRKAKPKKRYILPDPKFNDTLVTKFVNCLMVDGKKSIAYRIFYDAVEKVEQKVGENGLEVWKKALNNITPAVEVKSRRVGGATFQVPMEVRPERKLSLGIKWMITYARKRGEKTMMDRLAGEIISAAKGEGAAVKKKDDTHRMAEANKAFSHFRF, encoded by the coding sequence ATGAGAAAAGCGAAACCAAAAAAGAGATATATTCTTCCTGATCCGAAGTTTAATGACACTTTGGTAACAAAGTTTGTTAACTGTCTGATGGTGGATGGTAAGAAGAGTATTGCTTACAGAATTTTCTACGACGCAGTCGAGAAAGTTGAACAAAAAGTAGGTGAGAACGGTCTTGAGGTTTGGAAAAAAGCGCTTAACAATATAACTCCCGCTGTCGAGGTGAAGAGTCGTAGAGTTGGTGGTGCTACTTTCCAGGTCCCAATGGAAGTTAGACCTGAAAGAAAGTTGTCCCTCGGAATTAAGTGGATGATCACTTATGCCAGAAAAAGAGGTGAGAAGACCATGATGGATAGATTAGCTGGAGAAATCATCTCTGCCGCAAAAGGCGAAGGTGCTGCTGTGAAGAAGAAAGATGATACCCATAGAATGGCGGAAGCAAATAAAGCATTCTCACACTTTAGATTTTAA
- the fusA gene encoding elongation factor G, which translates to MARDLKFTRNIGIAAHIDAGKTTTTERILFYSGVSHKIGEVHDGAATMDWMAQEQERGITITSAATTVFWNYRDNKYQINIIDTPGHVDFTVEVNRSLRILDGLVFLFSAVDGVEPQSETNWRLADNYKVARIGFVNKMDRAGANFLEVCKQVKEMLGSHAVPLQLPIGAEDKFRGVVDLINNRAIVWNEDDFGMTFEEVPIPEDMKEEVVQYREYLLESVAEFDESLMEKFFEDSNSITEAEILNALRQATIAMKVVPMVCGSSFKNKGVQTMLDLVMELLPSPLDKDDIIGHALEDEEKEVKIAPDESEPFTGLAFKIATDPFVGRLCFVRAYSGVLESGSYVFNSRSGNKERISRVFQMHANKQNQIPRLVAGDIGAVVGFKDIKTGDTLCDEKRKVVLESMIFPEPVIGYAIEPKTQADVDKLGMAIAKLVEEDPTLVVNTDHETGQTILRGMGELHLDIIIDRLKREFKVEINQGAPQVAYKEALFGSVEHKEVYKKQSGGKGKFADIVFELGPKDPDPETNEIKAGLDFVNGIVGGVIPKEFIPAIQKGFAESMKNGPLAGYPVESMKVRLFHGSFHDVDSDALSFELAARIGFKEAAKKCKPALLEPIMAVDVVTPDEYTGPITGDLNRRRGLMKGMDTKGTSTVVKASVPLSELFGYVTDLRTITSGRATASLTFSHYEPVPNNIAETVIAKVKGEKA; encoded by the coding sequence ATGGCAAGAGACTTAAAATTTACAAGAAACATTGGAATCGCTGCACACATCGATGCAGGTAAGACTACTACAACTGAACGTATCCTTTTTTATTCTGGTGTTAGCCATAAGATAGGTGAGGTTCACGATGGAGCGGCTACCATGGACTGGATGGCACAAGAGCAAGAAAGAGGTATTACTATCACATCTGCTGCGACTACTGTTTTTTGGAATTATAGAGACAACAAGTACCAAATCAACATCATCGATACTCCTGGACACGTGGATTTTACCGTAGAGGTAAACCGTTCCCTTAGAATTTTGGATGGGTTGGTATTCCTTTTTAGTGCAGTTGATGGTGTTGAGCCTCAGTCTGAGACTAACTGGAGATTAGCTGATAATTACAAAGTAGCTCGTATTGGATTCGTTAATAAAATGGACCGTGCTGGCGCTAACTTCCTTGAAGTTTGTAAGCAAGTAAAAGAAATGTTGGGTAGTCATGCAGTTCCATTGCAGTTACCTATCGGTGCAGAAGACAAATTTCGAGGAGTTGTTGATTTGATCAACAACAGAGCAATCGTTTGGAATGAAGACGATTTCGGTATGACATTCGAAGAAGTTCCGATTCCAGAAGACATGAAGGAAGAAGTGGTTCAATATAGAGAATATCTTTTAGAGTCAGTTGCAGAATTCGACGAGTCTTTAATGGAAAAATTCTTTGAAGATTCGAATTCTATTACAGAAGCAGAAATCCTTAACGCACTTCGTCAAGCTACTATCGCAATGAAAGTAGTTCCTATGGTTTGTGGTTCATCTTTCAAAAACAAAGGTGTACAAACTATGCTGGACTTGGTAATGGAATTATTACCTTCTCCTTTAGACAAGGATGACATCATTGGTCATGCTTTGGAAGATGAAGAAAAAGAAGTGAAAATCGCACCAGATGAAAGTGAACCATTTACTGGTCTTGCATTCAAAATCGCTACAGATCCATTTGTAGGTAGGCTTTGTTTCGTAAGAGCATATTCTGGAGTCTTGGAATCAGGATCTTACGTTTTCAATAGCCGTTCTGGAAATAAAGAGCGTATTTCCAGAGTATTCCAAATGCATGCAAACAAGCAGAATCAGATTCCAAGATTGGTAGCCGGTGATATTGGAGCTGTAGTTGGTTTTAAGGATATTAAGACAGGTGATACACTTTGTGATGAAAAGCGTAAGGTGGTTCTTGAGTCTATGATTTTCCCAGAGCCAGTTATTGGTTATGCTATTGAGCCTAAAACTCAAGCTGATGTAGACAAACTAGGTATGGCTATCGCAAAGCTTGTAGAAGAAGATCCTACTCTTGTAGTAAATACTGATCACGAAACTGGTCAGACAATCTTGAGAGGTATGGGAGAACTTCATTTGGATATCATCATTGACCGACTGAAGAGGGAATTTAAGGTTGAAATTAATCAAGGTGCTCCTCAAGTAGCTTATAAAGAAGCTTTATTTGGTTCAGTTGAACATAAAGAAGTTTACAAAAAACAATCAGGTGGTAAAGGTAAATTCGCGGATATTGTATTCGAGCTTGGTCCTAAAGATCCTGATCCTGAGACAAATGAAATCAAAGCAGGTTTAGACTTTGTAAATGGTATCGTTGGGGGTGTTATTCCAAAGGAATTTATTCCAGCCATTCAGAAGGGATTTGCTGAGTCTATGAAAAATGGACCTTTAGCAGGTTATCCTGTAGAGTCAATGAAAGTTAGATTGTTTCACGGTTCTTTCCATGATGTCGATTCAGATGCATTATCTTTTGAGTTGGCTGCAAGAATAGGATTTAAGGAAGCAGCTAAAAAGTGTAAACCAGCCTTGTTGGAACCAATTATGGCGGTGGATGTAGTAACTCCAGATGAATATACTGGACCTATTACTGGTGATTTGAATAGAAGAAGAGGATTGATGAAAGGTATGGATACGAAAGGTACTTCTACTGTAGTCAAAGCAAGTGTACCTCTTTCGGAGTTGTTTGGTTATGTTACTGATTTGAGAACAATCACTTCAGGTAGAGCAACAGCTTCATTGACCTTCTCACATTATGAGCCTGTACCTAACAATATCGCAGAAACTGTGATTGCAAAGGTTAAAGGTGAAAAAGCCTAA
- the rpsJ gene encoding 30S ribosomal protein S10: MNQKIRIKLKSYDHSLVDKSSEKIVKAVKATGAIVVGPIPLPTKKEKFTVLKSPHVNKKARDQFQLCTYKRLVDIYSNSSKTVDALMKIELPSGVDVEIKV; this comes from the coding sequence ATGAATCAGAAAATCAGAATAAAATTAAAATCATATGATCATAGCCTGGTGGATAAGTCATCAGAGAAGATCGTGAAAGCTGTGAAAGCAACTGGAGCAATTGTAGTAGGGCCTATTCCTTTGCCAACTAAAAAGGAAAAGTTTACTGTATTGAAATCTCCACACGTAAACAAAAAAGCTAGAGATCAATTCCAACTTTGTACTTACAAGAGATTGGTTGATATCTACAGCAATAGCTCTAAAACTGTTGATGCTTTGATGAAAATAGAACTTCCTAGTGGAGTTGATGTAGAGATCAAAGTCTGA
- the rplC gene encoding 50S ribosomal protein L3 has translation MSGIIGRKVGMTSIFSADGRNVACTLIEAGPCVVTQVKNLETDGYNAVQLAYGERKEKNTPKPLIGHFKKAGTTPKQKVVEFRDFRVEFEGQVDLGKTVEAGQVFIEGDFVDAIGTSKGKGFQGVVKRHGFAGVGGQTHGQHNRGRHPGSIGACSWPSRVFKGMRMAGRTGGDRVKVINLKVLKIYAEKNLLLVSGSVPGPKNSFVILEK, from the coding sequence ATGTCTGGAATAATAGGTAGAAAAGTAGGAATGACTAGCATTTTTAGTGCCGATGGACGTAACGTCGCATGCACGCTAATAGAAGCTGGTCCTTGCGTAGTGACGCAAGTAAAAAATTTAGAAACAGACGGGTACAACGCTGTTCAGTTGGCTTACGGTGAGCGAAAGGAGAAAAACACTCCAAAGCCACTTATCGGACACTTTAAAAAGGCCGGTACAACTCCGAAACAGAAAGTTGTTGAATTCAGAGACTTTAGGGTCGAATTCGAAGGTCAGGTTGATCTTGGAAAAACTGTAGAAGCAGGCCAAGTATTTATAGAAGGTGACTTCGTAGATGCTATTGGTACTTCAAAAGGTAAAGGTTTCCAAGGTGTAGTTAAGCGTCATGGTTTTGCGGGTGTGGGTGGACAAACACACGGACAGCATAACAGAGGTAGACACCCTGGCTCCATTGGTGCATGTTCTTGGCCATCGAGAGTATTCAAAGGCATGAGAATGGCAGGTAGAACTGGTGGTGATAGAGTTAAAGTTATCAACTTGAAAGTGTTGAAGATTTACGCGGAGAAAAACTTGCTATTAGTAAGTGGTTCTGTCCCTGGTCCAAAAAATTCTTTCGTTATCCTAGAGAAGTAA
- the rplD gene encoding 50S ribosomal protein L4, protein MELAVLKHNGEETGRKVTLSEEIFGVEPNDHAIYLDVKQFLANQRQGTHKSKERNEIAGSTKKIKKQKGTGGARAGSIKSPVFRGGGRIFGPRPRSYSFKLNRKLKQVARKSALTYKVRENSLMILENVSFDSPRTKDYIAFLNGLSLTDKKTLLVLPEDNKNVYLSSRNLPKAKVVSVNDVNTYELLNADSLMLCEGSVGILETLLLK, encoded by the coding sequence ATGGAATTAGCAGTATTAAAACATAACGGCGAAGAGACAGGTAGAAAAGTAACGCTTTCAGAAGAGATTTTTGGTGTTGAGCCAAATGATCACGCTATCTACCTTGATGTTAAACAGTTTTTGGCAAACCAAAGACAAGGTACACATAAATCAAAAGAGAGAAATGAAATTGCTGGATCTACTAAGAAGATCAAAAAGCAGAAAGGTACTGGCGGAGCAAGAGCCGGATCCATCAAATCTCCAGTGTTTAGAGGAGGAGGAAGAATTTTTGGTCCAAGACCAAGAAGTTATTCTTTCAAACTGAACAGAAAATTGAAGCAAGTGGCAAGAAAGTCTGCTTTAACTTATAAAGTAAGAGAAAATAGCCTAATGATTTTGGAAAATGTTTCATTTGATTCTCCAAGGACAAAGGATTACATAGCATTCTTGAATGGACTTTCTTTGACAGATAAGAAGACACTTTTGGTTCTTCCTGAAGACAACAAAAATGTTTATCTATCAAGCAGAAATTTACCTAAAGCTAAGGTTGTTTCAGTAAATGATGTAAACACTTACGAACTACTTAACGCAGACAGTTTGATGTTGTGCGAAGGATCAGTAGGTATTTTAGAAACCCTATTATTGAAGTAA
- the rplW gene encoding 50S ribosomal protein L23 gives MEILKKPLITEKISAMNENGVYGFIVEKTAKKPEIKRAVEKMYGVKVVDVRTMRYAGKSKTRYTKAKVVSGFTNAFKKAIVQVAEGEVIDFYGEI, from the coding sequence ATGGAAATACTTAAAAAACCTTTGATTACGGAAAAGATTTCTGCGATGAACGAGAATGGTGTTTATGGATTCATAGTTGAAAAAACTGCGAAGAAGCCAGAAATCAAAAGAGCCGTAGAGAAAATGTATGGTGTAAAAGTAGTGGATGTAAGAACCATGCGATATGCAGGTAAATCAAAAACTAGATACACGAAAGCTAAAGTTGTAAGTGGGTTTACCAATGCCTTCAAAAAAGCGATTGTACAAGTTGCTGAAGGAGAGGTAATCGATTTTTACGGAGAAATTTAA